A stretch of the Agromyces larvae genome encodes the following:
- the tsf gene encoding translation elongation factor Ts has product MANVSIADIKALREQLGTGMTDTKNALVEADGDIEKATEILRLKGAKGNAKRADRSTSEGLVAAADNGDGTATLIELACETDFVAKGDKFVGLADRVLAAVAASRAETVEAALAAPAEGKTVAEVIDQDAAILGEKVELRRVRLVKGEQFSIYLHKTSKDLPPQVGVVLGYAGADAETARSIAQHISFANPEYLAREDVPEEAVANERRIVEEISRNEGKPEAALPKIIEGRLGAFFKQVALLEQDYAKDNKLTISKVLQDAGLTVSDFARFKVGA; this is encoded by the coding sequence ATGGCCAACGTCAGCATCGCCGACATCAAGGCGCTTCGCGAGCAGCTCGGTACCGGCATGACCGACACCAAGAACGCGCTCGTCGAGGCCGACGGCGACATCGAGAAGGCGACCGAGATCCTTCGCCTGAAGGGTGCCAAGGGCAACGCCAAGCGCGCCGACCGCTCGACCTCCGAGGGCCTCGTCGCCGCCGCCGACAACGGCGACGGCACCGCAACCCTCATCGAGCTGGCCTGCGAGACCGACTTCGTCGCCAAGGGCGACAAGTTCGTCGGTCTCGCCGACCGCGTCCTCGCCGCCGTCGCCGCGTCGCGCGCCGAGACCGTCGAGGCCGCTCTGGCCGCGCCGGCCGAGGGCAAGACCGTCGCCGAGGTCATCGACCAGGACGCCGCGATCCTCGGCGAGAAGGTCGAGCTCCGCCGCGTCCGCCTCGTGAAGGGCGAGCAGTTCTCGATCTACCTGCACAAGACCTCGAAGGACCTGCCCCCGCAGGTCGGCGTGGTCCTCGGCTACGCGGGCGCCGACGCCGAGACGGCTCGCTCGATCGCGCAGCACATCTCGTTCGCGAACCCCGAGTACCTCGCCCGCGAGGACGTCCCCGAGGAGGCGGTGGCCAACGAGCGCCGCATCGTCGAGGAGATCTCGCGCAACGAGGGCAAGCCCGAGGCGGCGCTGCCGAAGATCATCGAGGGTCGCCTCGGTGCGTTCTTCAAGCAGGTCGCACTGCTCGAGCAGGACTACGCGAAGGACAACAAGCTCACCATCAGCAAGGTCCTCCAGGACGCGGGCCTGACGGTCAGCGACTTCGCCCGCTTCAAGGTCGGCGCGTAA
- a CDS encoding murein hydrolase activator EnvC family protein, which yields MTRRWSTPVVALLAARALMAGALVAGMPGAPAAMADGMPAAAQPATAAEPAAAAEPAGAAEPSAATQPRWRWPVPSPIVVLRPFRAPATPYASGHRGIDLDVPPGATVSAPAGGVVAFAGMVAGRGVITVDHGEGVLSSYEPITSAVAVGDAVRPGDPIGSVATGGHCGAGCLHFGVRVDGEYVSPFRFLGGVPRAVLLPWRDD from the coding sequence ATGACTCGTCGCTGGTCCACCCCCGTCGTCGCGCTGCTCGCGGCCCGGGCCCTCATGGCCGGGGCACTGGTCGCCGGCATGCCCGGGGCGCCGGCGGCGATGGCCGACGGGATGCCCGCCGCCGCGCAGCCGGCCACCGCAGCGGAGCCGGCCGCCGCAGCGGAGCCCGCCGGCGCTGCGGAGCCTTCGGCGGCGACCCAGCCGCGTTGGCGGTGGCCGGTTCCGAGTCCGATCGTCGTCCTCCGACCGTTCCGGGCGCCGGCGACGCCGTACGCGTCCGGCCACCGCGGCATCGACCTCGACGTCCCGCCGGGTGCGACGGTCAGCGCTCCGGCGGGCGGCGTCGTCGCCTTCGCCGGCATGGTCGCGGGCCGCGGTGTGATCACCGTCGACCACGGCGAGGGCGTGCTGAGCTCGTACGAGCCGATCACCTCCGCCGTCGCCGTCGGCGACGCCGTCCGCCCGGGCGACCCGATCGGCTCGGTGGCGACCGGCGGTCACTGCGGGGCCGGCTGCCTGCATTTCGGGGTGCGCGTCGACGGCGAGTACGTGTCGCCGTTCCGCTTCCTCGGCGGCGTGCCCCGTGCGGTGCTGCTGCCGTGGCGCGACGACTGA
- a CDS encoding AI-2E family transporter, whose protein sequence is MRIDHAFRVGLIGTLGVGVGLLILYSVASLSTILTYVGAALFLALGLEPAIAWLGRRGLPRWSAILVVLAAVAALATALLLAVIPIVVDQISQLVEQAPVIIARFSTTDWLDQLQEQFPQLRVREIYANLSDAVLDFVSNPIRVSELAGGIWQVAIAIGGGVFGAVVVFILTLYFTASLNPMKRGLYQLVPATQRARFADLTDQITDSVGHYVIGQVSLAAINGALSFVFLSVIGAPFPAVLAFVAFTFSLVPLVGTLTGSVLIVLLCLLPGLGSPLTAFVAAVYYLLYMQVEAYVLSPRIMNRAVKVPAAVVVIAALAGGTLLGILGALIAIPVAAAALLIIKQVVIPRQNER, encoded by the coding sequence GTGCGCATCGACCACGCGTTCCGGGTCGGCTTGATCGGCACGCTCGGTGTCGGGGTCGGCCTCCTCATCCTCTACTCGGTCGCGAGCCTCTCCACGATCCTCACGTACGTCGGGGCGGCGCTCTTCCTCGCCCTCGGCCTCGAGCCCGCCATCGCGTGGCTCGGGCGCCGGGGGCTTCCCCGTTGGAGCGCGATCCTCGTCGTGCTCGCCGCGGTCGCAGCGCTGGCCACCGCACTGCTGCTGGCCGTCATCCCGATCGTGGTCGACCAGATCAGTCAGCTCGTCGAGCAGGCGCCCGTGATCATCGCGCGGTTCAGCACGACCGACTGGCTCGATCAGCTGCAGGAGCAGTTCCCGCAGCTGCGGGTGCGCGAGATCTACGCGAACCTCTCCGACGCGGTGCTCGACTTCGTGAGCAACCCGATCCGGGTCAGCGAGCTCGCGGGCGGCATCTGGCAGGTCGCCATCGCGATCGGCGGCGGCGTCTTCGGCGCCGTCGTCGTGTTCATCCTGACGCTGTACTTCACCGCGTCGCTCAACCCCATGAAGCGCGGGCTCTACCAGCTCGTGCCCGCCACCCAGCGCGCCAGGTTCGCCGACCTCACCGACCAGATCACCGACTCGGTGGGGCACTACGTCATCGGACAGGTCTCGCTGGCCGCCATCAACGGCGCGCTCAGCTTCGTGTTCCTCTCGGTGATCGGCGCACCGTTCCCGGCAGTGCTCGCCTTCGTCGCGTTCACGTTCTCGCTCGTACCGCTCGTGGGCACGCTCACTGGTTCGGTCCTCATCGTGCTGCTCTGCCTGCTGCCGGGGCTCGGGTCGCCGTTGACCGCATTCGTCGCCGCCGTCTACTACCTGCTGTACATGCAGGTCGAGGCATACGTGCTCTCACCGCGCATCATGAACCGCGCGGTGAAGGTGCCCGCTGCCGTCGTCGTGATCGCAGCGCTCGCGGGCGGCACGCTCCTCGGCATCCTCGGAGCGCTCATCGCCATCCCCGTCGCGGCGGCCGCGCTGCTCATCATCAAGCAGGTCGTCATCCCCCGCCAGAACGAGCGCTGA
- a CDS encoding phosphatidate cytidylyltransferase, translating into MSGDPEEGERTAAEGHESTSRDDFRTQVNAKRAEFERQFEAGRAQFDQAQEKIKARTGRNLILAILIGLAFGGALLLSLLVIKELFMVFAVVVAGFASLELTQAFRRAQIRVPVVPSVAVAVLAVPVAYYFGAGGQFAAVVAGIALVTLWRLVEALFGGRSDAPSRNGLVGDLAAGAFVQGYVTFLATFTVVLTAADGGQYWTLAFIIIAVAADTGAYAFGLSFGKHPMAPVISPKKTWEGFAGAAGVSLVAGALLAVFMLGEPWWFGLLFGVAILLTATLGDLAESLIKRDLGIKDMSSWLPGHGGFLDRLDSILPSAAVAFVAFRFFG; encoded by the coding sequence ATGTCAGGCGACCCCGAGGAGGGGGAGCGGACGGCCGCCGAGGGGCACGAGTCCACCTCGCGCGACGACTTCCGCACCCAGGTCAACGCGAAGCGTGCCGAGTTCGAGCGGCAGTTCGAAGCCGGGCGCGCCCAGTTCGACCAGGCGCAGGAGAAGATCAAGGCCCGCACGGGCCGCAACCTCATCCTCGCGATCCTGATCGGGCTCGCGTTCGGCGGCGCGCTGCTGCTCAGCCTGCTCGTGATCAAAGAGCTCTTCATGGTGTTCGCGGTCGTCGTCGCGGGTTTCGCCAGCCTGGAGCTCACGCAGGCGTTCCGGCGTGCGCAGATCCGGGTGCCGGTGGTGCCGAGCGTCGCGGTCGCGGTGCTGGCGGTGCCGGTGGCGTACTACTTCGGTGCGGGCGGGCAGTTCGCGGCGGTCGTCGCGGGCATCGCGCTGGTGACGCTCTGGCGGCTCGTTGAGGCGCTCTTCGGCGGGCGGTCGGATGCTCCGAGCCGCAACGGTCTCGTCGGCGATCTCGCCGCGGGGGCGTTCGTGCAGGGCTACGTCACCTTCCTGGCGACCTTCACGGTCGTGCTCACCGCCGCCGACGGCGGCCAGTACTGGACGCTGGCGTTCATCATCATCGCCGTCGCGGCGGACACGGGCGCGTACGCGTTCGGTCTCTCGTTCGGCAAGCACCCGATGGCACCGGTGATCAGCCCCAAGAAGACCTGGGAGGGCTTCGCCGGCGCCGCGGGCGTGAGCCTGGTCGCCGGCGCCCTGCTGGCGGTGTTCATGCTCGGCGAGCCCTGGTGGTTCGGGCTGCTGTTCGGTGTCGCGATCCTGCTCACGGCGACGCTCGGCGACCTGGCCGAGTCGCTGATCAAGCGCGATCTCGGCATCAAGGACATGAGTTCCTGGCTGCCGGGCCACGGCGGCTTCCTCGACCGGCTCGACTCGATCCTGCCGTCCGCGGCAGTCGCGTTCGTGGCGTTCCGCTTCTTCGGATGA
- a CDS encoding alpha/beta hydrolase, with product MEIRSAVELPAVREEIELRTSDGLTLVGELATPVDRAPVATLLTLHPLPTHGGFMDSHVLRKAAARLPALVGFAVLRFNTRGTSSPRGRSQGEFGEGVSERADVAAAVDFVRERGLPKPWLVGWSFGTELALKYGLEHDIAGIILLSPPLRRTTPAELARWDGASVPVVAVVPELDDFLRPAEATERFAAVPHARVVAVEGGKHLWVGESQTRRVLDEIVETVRPGSAPLPTSWPAGGR from the coding sequence ATCGAGATCCGTTCCGCCGTCGAACTGCCCGCCGTCCGCGAGGAGATCGAGCTGCGCACGAGCGACGGGCTCACCCTCGTCGGCGAACTCGCCACACCCGTCGACCGGGCGCCCGTGGCCACCCTGCTGACGCTGCATCCGCTGCCGACCCACGGCGGCTTCATGGACTCCCACGTGCTGCGCAAGGCCGCCGCACGGCTGCCGGCGCTCGTGGGGTTCGCGGTGCTGCGGTTCAACACGCGGGGCACCTCGTCGCCGCGGGGCCGCAGTCAGGGCGAGTTCGGCGAGGGCGTGTCCGAACGCGCCGACGTGGCCGCCGCGGTCGACTTCGTGCGCGAACGAGGGCTCCCGAAGCCGTGGCTCGTGGGGTGGTCGTTCGGCACCGAACTGGCGCTGAAGTACGGCCTCGAGCACGACATCGCGGGCATCATCCTGCTCTCCCCGCCGTTGCGGCGCACGACCCCCGCCGAACTCGCCCGATGGGACGGCGCGAGCGTCCCGGTCGTCGCGGTCGTGCCCGAGCTCGACGACTTCCTCCGCCCCGCCGAAGCGACCGAGCGGTTCGCGGCGGTGCCGCACGCGCGCGTCGTCGCGGTCGAGGGAGGCAAGCATCTCTGGGTCGGCGAGAGCCAGACCCGGCGCGTCCTCGACGAGATCGTCGAGACGGTGCGCCCGGGGTCGGCGCCGCTGCCGACCAGTTGGCCGGCCGGGGGCCGCTGA
- the pyrH gene encoding UMP kinase encodes MTDRRRRVMLKLSGEAFGGGALGVNPDVVGALAREIAQAAQDVEVAIVVGGGNFFRGAELSQRGMDRGRADYMGMLGTVMNSLALQDFLEQAGAATRVQSAISMTQVAEPYIPRRAERHLEKGRVVIFGAGAGLPYFSTDTVAAQRALEIGADVVLVAKNGVDGVYSDDPRTNPDAHKIDEITYQEALQRGLKVVDSTAFSLCMDNGMPMQVFGMEPEGNVTAAILGASLGTIVRNGAPVAAR; translated from the coding sequence ATGACGGATCGCAGACGCAGGGTGATGCTGAAGCTCTCGGGGGAGGCGTTCGGAGGGGGAGCCCTCGGCGTGAATCCCGACGTGGTGGGCGCGCTCGCCCGCGAGATCGCACAGGCCGCGCAGGACGTCGAGGTGGCGATCGTGGTCGGCGGCGGCAACTTCTTCCGCGGCGCCGAGCTCTCGCAGCGCGGGATGGACCGCGGACGAGCCGACTACATGGGCATGCTCGGCACGGTGATGAACTCGCTGGCGCTGCAGGACTTCCTCGAGCAGGCGGGCGCCGCGACCCGCGTGCAGTCGGCGATCTCGATGACCCAGGTCGCCGAGCCGTACATCCCGCGGCGCGCCGAACGGCACCTCGAGAAGGGCCGGGTCGTCATCTTCGGCGCCGGCGCCGGGCTGCCGTACTTCTCGACCGACACGGTCGCCGCCCAGCGGGCGCTCGAGATCGGCGCCGACGTGGTGCTGGTGGCGAAGAACGGCGTCGACGGCGTCTACTCCGACGACCCGCGCACCAATCCCGACGCGCACAAGATCGACGAGATCACGTACCAGGAGGCGCTCCAGCGCGGGCTCAAGGTGGTCGACTCGACCGCGTTCAGCCTCTGCATGGACAACGGCATGCCGATGCAGGTGTTCGGCATGGAGCCGGAGGGCAACGTCACCGCCGCGATCCTCGGGGCCAGCCTCGGCACCATCGTGCGCAACGGCGCTCCGGTGGCGGCTCGCTGA
- a CDS encoding lytic transglycosylase domain-containing protein produces MGRHSGSQSAGSASTSREPNRRGVRSQAKQTAVVLFASCAVFGLVFVNMVDPYGGASASSGFRAGGPLFGADAQRMDASGEYRVTVSNESYSVQLKPEEQESAAASSGWAPPAVTPDPGSAQAYAAEAVAARGWPGTEFDCLVALWAKESGWRVNAYNANSGAYGIPQALPGSKMASAGADWETSAATQIEWGLGYVQGRYGTPCGAWAHSQESGWY; encoded by the coding sequence GTGGGTAGGCATTCTGGTTCGCAGTCGGCGGGTTCCGCCTCGACATCACGCGAACCGAACCGTCGTGGCGTCCGTTCCCAGGCCAAGCAGACGGCGGTCGTGCTGTTCGCGTCGTGCGCGGTCTTCGGGCTGGTGTTCGTCAACATGGTCGACCCGTACGGGGGTGCGAGCGCGTCGTCGGGGTTCCGCGCCGGCGGCCCGCTGTTCGGCGCCGACGCGCAGCGCATGGACGCCTCCGGCGAGTACCGGGTGACCGTGTCGAACGAGTCGTACTCCGTCCAGCTGAAGCCCGAAGAACAGGAGTCCGCGGCCGCGTCGAGCGGGTGGGCGCCCCCCGCGGTCACGCCCGACCCGGGTTCGGCGCAGGCGTACGCGGCCGAAGCCGTCGCAGCGCGCGGGTGGCCGGGCACCGAGTTCGACTGTCTCGTCGCCCTGTGGGCGAAGGAGTCGGGCTGGCGGGTGAACGCGTACAACGCGAACAGCGGCGCCTACGGCATTCCGCAGGCGCTGCCCGGGTCGAAGATGGCCTCCGCCGGCGCCGACTGGGAGACGAGCGCGGCGACCCAGATCGAGTGGGGGCTGGGCTACGTGCAGGGCCGCTACGGCACGCCCTGCGGCGCGTGGGCGCACTCGCAGGAGTCCGGCTGGTACTGA
- a CDS encoding DivIVA domain-containing protein has protein sequence MSVRDTGAVDSTFPRARKPQLGYRIDQVEEFLAVARRAFEGQPKPGDPELTAEGIRLTAFAVQKGGYSTSHVDAALERLEDAFAAKEKRIAERLHGDEAWLVEARTTAQVVSNRLARPEGQRFDRVSPLVLGYHVREVDRFADRLARYFRDGWPISVDDVRAVSFHAQRGGYREAQVDLVLDAVVDVMLAVR, from the coding sequence ATGAGCGTGCGCGATACTGGTGCGGTGGATTCGACGTTCCCCCGCGCCCGCAAACCTCAACTCGGCTACCGGATCGACCAGGTCGAGGAGTTCCTCGCCGTCGCCCGCCGTGCGTTCGAGGGTCAGCCGAAGCCCGGCGACCCCGAGCTCACCGCCGAGGGCATCCGCCTGACCGCCTTCGCGGTGCAGAAGGGCGGGTACTCGACCTCGCACGTCGATGCCGCCCTCGAACGCCTCGAAGACGCCTTCGCCGCGAAGGAGAAGCGCATCGCCGAGCGGCTGCACGGCGACGAGGCGTGGCTCGTCGAGGCGCGGACGACCGCGCAGGTCGTCTCCAACCGTCTCGCCCGGCCCGAAGGTCAGCGATTCGACCGGGTGAGTCCGCTCGTGCTCGGCTACCACGTGCGCGAGGTGGACCGGTTCGCCGACCGCCTGGCCCGGTACTTCCGCGACGGGTGGCCGATCAGCGTCGACGACGTGCGCGCGGTCTCGTTCCACGCGCAGCGCGGCGGATACCGCGAGGCGCAGGTCGACCTGGTGCTCGACGCGGTGGTCGACGTGATGCTCGCGGTGCGATGA
- the frr gene encoding ribosome recycling factor, translated as MIADVLSDTTARMQKAVEVAKEDFASVRTGRANPQLFQKIMVSYYGTPTPLAQLASLTNPEARTLVVTPYDKSALRDIEQAIRDTPNLGANPTNDGNLIRVTLPELTEERRKEYVKIVRSKAEDARVSVRNIRRKAKDDLDALKGEVGDDEVARGEKELEQVTKTHVDQIDDALKRKEAELLEV; from the coding sequence GTGATCGCGGATGTACTGTCCGATACCACCGCACGCATGCAGAAGGCCGTCGAGGTCGCGAAGGAGGACTTCGCATCGGTGCGGACGGGGCGGGCGAACCCCCAGCTCTTCCAGAAGATCATGGTGAGCTACTACGGCACGCCGACTCCGCTCGCGCAGCTGGCCTCGCTCACCAACCCCGAGGCCCGCACGCTGGTCGTGACGCCCTACGACAAGAGCGCGCTGCGCGACATCGAGCAGGCCATCCGCGACACGCCGAACCTGGGCGCGAACCCCACCAACGACGGCAACCTGATCCGCGTGACGCTGCCCGAGCTGACGGAGGAGCGCCGCAAGGAGTACGTGAAGATCGTGCGCTCCAAGGCCGAGGACGCGCGCGTGTCCGTGCGCAACATCCGCCGCAAGGCCAAGGACGACCTCGACGCGCTGAAGGGCGAGGTCGGCGACGACGAGGTCGCGCGCGGTGAGAAGGAGCTCGAGCAGGTCACCAAGACCCACGTCGACCAGATCGACGATGCGCTCAAGCGCAAGGAAGCCGAACTCCTCGAGGTCTGA
- the rpsB gene encoding 30S ribosomal protein S2: protein MAVVTIRQLLDSGVHFGHQTRRWNPKMKRFIFTERSGIYIIDLQQSLAYIDKAYDFVKETVAHGGTILFVGTKKQAQESIAEQAQRVGQPFVNQRWLGGLLTNFSTVSKRLARMKELEELDFEGTTSGFTKKELLLKKRELDKLHKSLGGIRNLTKTPSALWVVDTKKEHLAIDEAKKLGIPVIGILDTNCDPDEVQYPIPGNDDAIRSVSLLTRIIADAAAEGLIQRHQKPEEGEEAEPLAEWEAELLQASTETTPEQASAETEKVAETVAEAQAEAAEVVDEAATEIAATESAADEAGEAAAEQADAADAPAAE, encoded by the coding sequence ATGGCCGTCGTCACCATTCGCCAGCTGCTCGACAGCGGCGTGCACTTCGGGCACCAGACCCGCCGCTGGAACCCGAAGATGAAGCGCTTCATCTTCACCGAGCGCTCGGGCATCTACATCATCGACCTGCAGCAGTCGCTCGCCTACATCGACAAGGCGTACGACTTCGTCAAGGAGACGGTCGCCCACGGCGGCACCATCCTCTTCGTCGGCACCAAGAAGCAGGCGCAGGAGTCGATCGCCGAGCAGGCGCAGCGCGTCGGCCAGCCCTTCGTGAACCAGCGCTGGCTCGGTGGCCTCCTCACCAACTTCTCGACGGTGTCGAAGCGTCTCGCCCGCATGAAGGAGCTCGAGGAGCTCGACTTCGAGGGCACCACGAGCGGCTTCACCAAGAAGGAGCTCCTCCTCAAGAAGCGAGAGCTCGACAAGCTGCACAAGTCGCTCGGCGGCATCCGCAACCTCACCAAGACGCCGTCGGCGCTGTGGGTCGTGGACACCAAGAAGGAGCACCTCGCAATCGACGAGGCGAAGAAGCTCGGCATCCCCGTCATCGGCATCCTCGACACCAACTGCGACCCCGACGAGGTGCAGTACCCGATCCCGGGCAACGACGACGCGATCCGCTCGGTGAGCCTGCTCACCCGCATCATCGCCGACGCCGCCGCCGAGGGCCTCATCCAGCGCCACCAGAAGCCCGAAGAGGGCGAAGAGGCCGAGCCGCTCGCCGAGTGGGAGGCCGAGCTCCTCCAGGCGTCGACCGAGACCACCCCCGAGCAGGCATCGGCCGAGACCGAGAAGGTGGCCGAGACCGTCGCCGAGGCCCAGGCCGAGGCCGCCGAGGTCGTCGACGAGGCTGCGACCGAGATCGCCGCGACCGAGTCGGCCGCGGACGAGGCCGGCGAAGCGGCGGCCGAGCAGGCCGACGCGGCCGACGCGCCCGCCGCCGAGTAG